One Chitinispirillum alkaliphilum genomic region harbors:
- a CDS encoding Lipid A export ATP-binding/permease protein MsbA, with translation MSDSADRIKVQKKAAFTGLLRLASQEKKLLCGTVLVLVTAVSLDAVAKMTIRNVVDGVLDLHLDLSGLLMVTLLYLGLITAQGFFSFLEGRGRTLAAENLARSLREKLYDHIQRLSFSFHDRTSSGELVQRTTSDVDTVRRFFADHILGFIRIVFLFVIHFIALSIISLKLALIASVIVPVIIFVSVFFFGRIYRAYSEYQDQEAVLTTFVQENIVGNRVVRSFARHDHENHNFDKHNARHRDKGYRVVFWHTLYWPLAYLLCGMQMIGATLFAGLMVIRGELTLGSMIAGSFLINSLIWPMQDMGRLITEISRGIVSFGRIKDILDEKTEGKDEEPGIILEQIRGEVTFDKVCFCYVDDTPVLNDVSFTCKPGETIALLGKTGCGKSSIINLLLRFYDVTAGEIRLDGVNLRKLDRESLRKQIGLVEQDPFLFTDTIEGNIAYGVHRNVTRKEVEEAADAAAIHSSIMELKDGYETLVGEKGVSLSGGQKQRIAIARALLKNPHILILDDSTSAVDACTESLIQRSLDRLMQGRTTFIIAHRVQTLMKADKILVMEQGCVTQWGNHRELMSKPGFYRRIIGIQARCEEQAKKEIMQGRKKSLNPEVSQ, from the coding sequence ATGAGTGACTCGGCAGACAGAATAAAAGTTCAGAAAAAAGCTGCCTTCACCGGTCTCTTACGATTAGCTTCACAAGAGAAAAAGCTGCTTTGTGGTACAGTTTTGGTGCTTGTTACTGCGGTGTCGCTGGATGCTGTGGCTAAGATGACCATACGCAATGTGGTGGATGGTGTTCTTGATCTGCATCTGGATCTGTCAGGGCTTTTGATGGTGACTCTTCTTTATCTCGGGCTGATAACAGCTCAGGGTTTCTTTTCATTTCTGGAGGGAAGAGGGCGTACTTTGGCTGCAGAAAATCTTGCCCGGTCCCTTAGAGAAAAGCTCTATGACCATATTCAAAGGCTCTCCTTTTCCTTTCATGACAGGACCTCCTCTGGTGAGCTGGTGCAAAGAACCACCTCGGATGTGGATACAGTACGTCGTTTCTTTGCCGACCATATATTGGGTTTTATAAGGATCGTTTTCCTATTTGTAATTCATTTTATAGCACTTTCTATTATAAGTTTGAAACTGGCGTTGATCGCATCTGTAATTGTACCGGTGATTATCTTCGTTTCGGTTTTCTTTTTCGGACGCATATACCGCGCCTACAGCGAGTATCAGGATCAGGAAGCAGTGTTAACCACATTTGTTCAGGAGAATATAGTGGGTAACCGTGTCGTGCGTTCCTTTGCAAGGCATGACCATGAGAACCACAATTTTGACAAACACAATGCTAGGCACCGCGACAAGGGATACAGGGTGGTGTTCTGGCACACTTTGTACTGGCCCCTGGCTTATCTGCTTTGTGGAATGCAGATGATCGGAGCTACACTGTTTGCCGGTCTTATGGTTATAAGAGGGGAGTTAACTCTTGGCAGCATGATAGCCGGCTCCTTTCTGATCAATTCCCTTATCTGGCCAATGCAGGATATGGGCAGACTTATTACTGAAATTTCAAGAGGCATTGTGTCCTTTGGGAGAATAAAGGATATACTTGACGAAAAAACTGAGGGTAAAGATGAGGAGCCGGGGATAATACTTGAACAGATCAGGGGTGAAGTCACCTTTGATAAGGTTTGTTTCTGCTATGTTGACGACACCCCGGTTCTCAATGATGTCTCTTTTACCTGCAAACCCGGAGAGACCATTGCGCTGTTGGGCAAGACCGGTTGTGGCAAGAGTTCGATTATCAATCTCTTACTCCGTTTCTATGATGTTACTGCCGGTGAGATCAGGCTCGATGGTGTGAATCTAAGGAAGCTTGACCGGGAGAGTTTAAGAAAGCAGATCGGTTTGGTTGAGCAGGATCCTTTTCTTTTTACCGATACAATTGAGGGGAACATCGCATACGGTGTTCATAGAAATGTCACTCGTAAGGAGGTTGAAGAGGCTGCGGACGCTGCAGCGATCCATAGCTCCATAATGGAGCTTAAGGATGGTTACGAAACCCTGGTTGGGGAAAAGGGGGTGAGTCTCTCAGGCGGACAGAAACAGCGTATCGCAATTGCACGTGCTCTGCTTAAAAATCCCCATATCCTTATTCTCGACGATTCAACTTCTGCAGTTGACGCCTGTACAGAGAGCCTGATCCAAAGATCACTTGACAGACTGATGCAGGGACGCACCACTTTTATCATCGCTCACAGGGTGCAGACTCTCATGAAGGCTGATAAGATTCTGGTCATGGAACAGGGGTGTGTTACCCAGTGGGGTAATCACAGGGAGCTTATGAGTAAACCAGGTTTTTACAGAAGAATTATCGGAATACAAGCCCGTTGTGAAGAGCAGGCAAAAAAAGAAATCATGCAAGGCAGAAAAAAAAGCCTGAACCCTGAGGTGTCGCAATGA
- a CDS encoding Lipid A export ATP-binding/permease protein MsbA — MTDRRLEEDLFKGEFRGHTFLRILKFARPHWPLMAGFLVAITFTAFLDSLNTYISRFVIDRGVIPGDAEQLLRWGGILGGFFLLNSLSFLVFFTCAGRLGELLQYDIRRKMFEHLQAMSFSFFDKTSSGWLLSRITSDSQRIARLASWMFLDIVWGSVNIVLAFIFMASMNIRLTLILGAVAPLLVFTALLFKRRIIVEFRKVRAINSRITHAFSENIAGVKVVKALNREEKNLNSFQKMTHDIHSASFRAGWLSALFLPLVQFITTLGVAAILLAGGWQLMDGYLSPGEFRAFIGYITFMMWPVLDLARVMGEMQQSVASAERVFTLLDTHSEIKDSPGAMTKAAFVGSVEFQGVTFSYNSDNPVIKGIDLKVEPGQMVALIGPTGGGKSTMVNLVARFYEPLSGRILFDGRDYRDYTQAALQSRIGVVLQHPHLFSGTVRDNIIYGNLDASERQIIDAAMMANAHESICSLPGGYESEVGEGGSRLSIGQRQLISLARVFVSNPDLIIMDEATSSIDSLTEHKIQQGITTLLKGRTSFIIAHRLSTIRNADRILVIEGGHIVEDGCHEDLLKNGGSYHSLYTTQMKEEWSAALGF, encoded by the coding sequence ATGACTGACAGACGTTTGGAAGAGGATTTGTTCAAGGGAGAATTCAGGGGGCACACCTTTTTGCGCATTTTAAAGTTTGCCCGGCCGCACTGGCCCCTTATGGCCGGCTTTTTGGTTGCTATTACCTTCACTGCCTTTCTGGATTCTCTTAACACCTACATTTCCCGCTTTGTTATTGACAGAGGGGTTATACCGGGGGATGCCGAGCAGCTTTTGAGATGGGGGGGGATACTTGGGGGATTTTTTCTGCTCAACAGCTTAAGTTTCCTTGTCTTTTTCACCTGTGCCGGAAGACTGGGAGAGCTCCTGCAATATGATATCAGACGAAAAATGTTTGAGCATCTCCAGGCAATGTCCTTTTCTTTTTTTGATAAAACCTCATCGGGGTGGCTCCTTTCGCGTATTACAAGTGACAGTCAGCGTATTGCCAGACTGGCTTCGTGGATGTTTCTTGATATTGTGTGGGGTTCGGTAAATATAGTTTTGGCTTTCATTTTCATGGCCTCGATGAATATAAGGCTGACTCTGATTCTGGGAGCAGTAGCTCCTCTGCTTGTGTTTACCGCATTGCTCTTTAAGCGTCGAATAATCGTGGAGTTCAGGAAGGTGCGTGCAATTAATTCCCGCATTACACATGCTTTTTCTGAAAATATCGCAGGGGTGAAAGTTGTAAAAGCTTTAAACCGGGAAGAGAAAAACTTAAACAGTTTTCAGAAAATGACACACGATATACACAGTGCCTCGTTCCGAGCTGGCTGGCTCTCTGCACTCTTTTTGCCTCTGGTGCAGTTCATTACCACTCTTGGAGTCGCTGCAATTCTTCTGGCTGGAGGATGGCAGTTGATGGATGGCTATTTGAGTCCGGGGGAGTTTAGAGCTTTTATAGGTTACATAACCTTTATGATGTGGCCGGTTCTGGATCTGGCACGGGTGATGGGCGAAATGCAGCAATCAGTGGCAAGTGCCGAGCGGGTTTTTACCCTGCTTGACACTCATTCAGAGATAAAGGATTCTCCCGGCGCTATGACAAAAGCAGCTTTTGTCGGGAGTGTGGAATTTCAGGGTGTGACCTTTAGCTATAACAGTGACAACCCGGTCATAAAGGGGATAGATCTGAAAGTAGAGCCGGGTCAGATGGTTGCTCTGATTGGGCCAACCGGGGGGGGCAAATCGACTATGGTTAATCTGGTGGCCCGTTTCTATGAGCCGCTCTCCGGACGTATACTCTTTGATGGCAGGGATTACCGTGACTACACCCAGGCTGCTTTGCAGAGCCGCATAGGTGTGGTATTACAGCACCCACACCTCTTCTCCGGCACAGTGAGGGATAACATTATTTACGGTAATCTGGATGCAAGTGAGAGGCAGATCATTGATGCTGCAATGATGGCCAATGCACACGAGAGCATATGTTCCCTGCCCGGGGGGTATGAAAGTGAAGTTGGTGAAGGGGGAAGCCGGTTATCGATAGGCCAAAGACAGCTGATCAGTTTGGCAAGGGTTTTCGTATCCAATCCGGATCTGATTATTATGGATGAGGCAACAAGCTCCATAGACTCTCTTACGGAACATAAGATTCAGCAGGGGATTACCACTCTGTTAAAGGGGCGGACAAGTTTTATCATAGCTCACAGACTCTCCACCATACGAAACGCAGACCGAATCCTGGTTATTGAAGGAGGGCACATTGTTGAAGATGGGTGTCATGAAGATCTGTTGAAGAATGGGGGGAGTTACCATTCTCTGTATACAACTCAGATGAAAGAAGAGTGGTCTGCGGCTTTGGGGTTCTGA
- a CDS encoding DNA-binding response regulator has product MLNFDQKIMVIDDDPFILELVSVNLKLRGFTVNSFTSGLDALESYETIKPSLVILDVMMPEMDGWEICKIIKDNDESAKVLMLTAKDTDKDKMIGRSILQADAYVTKPFDLNQLIDTIKHLLES; this is encoded by the coding sequence ATGCTTAACTTTGATCAAAAAATCATGGTGATTGACGATGACCCTTTTATTTTGGAACTTGTTTCAGTTAATCTCAAACTAAGGGGATTCACAGTAAACTCTTTTACCAGCGGTTTGGATGCATTGGAATCATATGAAACTATAAAGCCAAGTCTTGTGATTCTTGATGTAATGATGCCGGAAATGGATGGGTGGGAAATATGTAAGATCATTAAGGACAATGATGAGAGCGCAAAAGTACTGATGCTTACAGCCAAAGACACAGATAAAGACAAAATGATCGGAAGATCTATTCTTCAAGCTGATGCGTATGTTACAAAGCCTTTTGATCTCAACCAGCTCATTGACACAATTAAACACTTGCTTGAATCCTGA
- a CDS encoding aminopeptidase → MYTPSQNVLKKYADVLVKFALNSGKGIKKGEVVYLVTQTPGIPLAKEVYRAVLEKGGHVLLNILDDDFKLMFVEQASKQQLSFFPEKYYKGIADTVDHWVRILADKDPMFLKNADPKKVMLSNQANRPFRQWLDQKEDRGEFTWTLCLYGTEGNAKEAGMSLQAYWNQIKKACFLNEADPLKKWRSVHTQMQKVIDKLNSMPIDRVHVEAKETDIWIKIGERRKWLGGSGRNIPSFEIFTSPDWRGTEGKIYFDLPLYRYGNIIKDIRLEFKNGKIVKATASENEKFLKEMIKQKNADKIGEFSLTDTRFSKISEVMADTLYDENFGGKYGNTHLAVGKSYHDTYDGDLSKISEEQLEELGFNHSVEHTDIISSSDRLVTAVMKDGTEKVIYRKGKFTL, encoded by the coding sequence ATGTACACTCCAAGTCAGAATGTTTTGAAAAAGTATGCTGATGTACTGGTGAAATTTGCACTCAACAGTGGAAAAGGGATTAAGAAGGGTGAGGTAGTCTACCTGGTAACTCAAACTCCGGGAATTCCGCTTGCCAAAGAGGTGTATCGGGCTGTGCTGGAGAAGGGTGGACATGTCTTGCTTAATATTCTCGATGATGATTTTAAACTGATGTTTGTTGAACAGGCCTCAAAGCAGCAGCTTTCTTTTTTTCCGGAAAAATACTACAAAGGTATTGCCGATACCGTTGACCATTGGGTTAGGATACTGGCTGATAAGGATCCTATGTTTCTGAAAAATGCCGATCCCAAAAAAGTGATGCTTTCAAATCAGGCAAACAGGCCTTTCAGGCAATGGCTTGATCAAAAAGAGGACAGAGGGGAGTTTACCTGGACACTTTGTCTGTATGGAACCGAAGGAAATGCTAAAGAGGCGGGGATGAGTCTTCAGGCATATTGGAATCAGATTAAAAAAGCTTGTTTTCTCAATGAAGCAGATCCTCTGAAGAAGTGGCGCTCTGTTCACACTCAGATGCAAAAGGTTATTGATAAACTTAACAGTATGCCTATTGATAGGGTTCACGTTGAGGCGAAAGAAACGGATATCTGGATAAAGATCGGGGAGAGAAGAAAGTGGCTGGGCGGAAGTGGAAGAAACATCCCCAGTTTTGAAATATTCACCTCACCAGACTGGCGCGGGACAGAAGGAAAGATCTATTTCGATCTCCCGCTTTACAGATATGGCAATATCATTAAAGATATCAGACTTGAATTTAAAAACGGCAAAATTGTAAAAGCAACCGCTTCGGAGAATGAAAAATTCCTCAAAGAGATGATAAAACAGAAAAATGCTGACAAAATTGGTGAGTTTTCACTTACTGATACGCGTTTTTCAAAAATAAGCGAAGTTATGGCCGACACATTGTATGATGAAAATTTTGGTGGCAAATACGGTAACACTCACTTAGCTGTTGGGAAATCGTACCACGATACCTATGATGGTGATCTGTCCAAAATTTCAGAAGAACAACTTGAGGAACTTGGGTTTAATCATTCTGTGGAGCATACTGATATTATTTCATCCTCTGATCGGTTGGTTACAGCGGTCATGAAGGATGGAACAGAAAAGGTTATTTACAGGAAGGGAAAGTTCACATTGTAA